TTTCTCACTTTACATACGACCAACTGAAAACAGCTTAaacaaatatgtatgtaaaaatgtaaagtgcCTAACTACAGAATAGGCACACTTACTACAAATAGGAACTGTAAAAAGTTGGCAacagaaaatttaaaaaagtcatttctaaagttatttttttcttatatatagAGTGCTATTATGAAACATGGGGAATATTGTTGCTTTATGAAACTTAATCTGAGGTTAGTTGGAAACTTTCTATATGAATATATGGCCAATGGCATGGTCTATAAATAGTGTCAGTACAAAAGAGTATACcaaattcatttaatttatttagtacTCTTTCATGTGCTTTCAGTCATATTTTCACAAAAGTCTAAAGATAAAACCATGGCAATGGGTGGCAGGGAAAATCTAAGTGAgatgatatgaaaaaaaaaatcatccttATATCAGTTAAAATGTAGATAAGTGGATTAAAAAGAGGTAACTGGattataaataagaaaaaaaaaaaaagatttatgagATTGCCCATCAATTAAGTCTGTGTATAATAACATTTTACCTTGATTTAAGGGACACATTGTGTTTAGCTAATTTAGccaccaaacaaacaactaaaaaaacacaactgaagGCCCAGATGTCCATTATCCATGGTTACTTCAGTggcatttcaaagcatttctACATGTCATTTGGTGttctattaaaaataaaaatgagaagaaaaaaaagtttaagaaACCCAACTTGGCAACAGAACTACAATGCACCTTCAtccacacactctttcacacataATCTAGATGCATGttgattaaattattaaaatggaCTATATACAGTAGTTTCTGTTCAACAAGCATAGTTTTACTTCTGGAACTAATCTGTACTTGCATAAAACCCCAAAATACCATAGACTAAATATAAGATATTTGATGTTACTCTGAACTTGACTGATTAACTGATATCATGCAATGGAgaaagaaattaatttaatctgcttcttttaaatgttttaaatcagaCAGTCATGTGTAGGAGCAACAATCTGTTTCCATTAAGAACAATGAGGTAAGATCATGGAAATATGCagaaaatgaactaaataaaaatctggtGTATGAACAAGTACAtttgtaattaataataaatgttaactGATTACCAATGtctttcaaatataaaacacattttaaacttcacacaaacataaatggTTATCCAAAGCCAAATCAACTGGCAGAtcatgaagaaaagaaaacgaAGTCAGAAATAATACCTTTTAGAGGCACAGTAACAAAAAGTTGATATATTTTGAATGGTATGCCATCTAGAAAAGTATTCATCTAGAAAGGTATTTTTGTCTGAATCAGTGCATGCCTTGAGCACtaaacatttgcacacacaataTTATAAAGGCAGACAAAAAAGTAAGCACCAAGTCAGTGCAGAGATGTCTATCAGAAAATGTTTCCAGCCCACTATGGCAGTGTATGAAAATAAACTGTATAGGTATAAATATTGGCTTCGACAGTGATcgtatatttattaaatattaaactgtaAAAGGCTGTGAACGTTTAATAATGCAATATCCTCTATCAGTAATCGGAGAGAGTAAACGTGTCTCTGGTGAACCTGAGGTGAAAAAAATCCAGTACAACTTACTCTACTGTGAATGTGAAAAGCATGTGTACAATGATAGAAAATCATGAAATATAAATTAGCCACCaaagtagttagctagctaatgaaaAAATTGAAATTGGTTTAGCTGGCTAGTTAAACGCTAGCTAAACAAGCAAGTTAGCTtgatagctagctggctaacattAAGACTTAGGCAGCAAAACATAGTTTAGATGTCATTTTAGAAAAGccattctttttatttaaacgACCATCTAGAATTATTTTTGTGATCTAATTTAAAAGACAAAGCTGACTTTTGATGCCATTAGGCAAGAGATGTAGCGTTAGTTAGCTACAGATAATAGTAGCGTTAACTTACCTAGATAACTAACTTGTTAGCTGAGTTAGATAAGTGACATTTTAATGGCCCCCATTTTTTTGACTTTTTAATGGATGTTTGAGATATACACTAAATAGTTTTGATTATACCTAGTAATTAGTTACAAGCTCAGTTTGGAATTTGCTCTTTGTTTAATCTTGTTAGTCCCGTAGTTccagtacaaatattttttttaagaacaatTTAGCATTGGTTCGTAGAGGAACAAGTTAGGCTTCCATTAAGAACCTTTTAAGCAGAGGTTGTacatataactttttttttttttttttgtgggggggggggggggtgttccttTATTGAATCAAAAATGGTTCTTCTATGGCATTCTTTAAAAGACCATGTTTGGTTCCAGTTGGCACCTTTAAAAGTAAGAGTTTATGGACACATAAAGATCTGGAGTGTGTTCATAGCATTCAGAAGGATGAACTAAATCAAGTTATTTAGATTTCCAAATCATACACATCATACCTTACTCTTTACAGAGATCCTTATGCAAATTATCTCATCTTGAATCAGCTAATGAAGCCAAGAAAGGAAAATAGTAGGGTCAAAGGGTATTAAGCAACTAAACCTCACCTTTCAAACAGATAATAGAAAATAGACAAGGATCATAAAAGTGTGGAGACATAAAACCACTATTTCTACCCATAGACAACGTGTTGTGCAATTCATAACTATCTTTATGGTCATAACTATCTTTACACAATAGTTAACAGTCAGATTATTTGACTGGTTGGTAATGGGCTactgtgcctacctgtgtgtataattttattttatttttttaaacatatttttaattttgagaaGATTGGATGAAATGCTTAAGAACATGATAACTGAAAGCAAGTGATTTAGCTGAATACTTACATTTGCATAGTGGTTAGTTTAAGAAAAATATGTCTCCAACTGAACACCCACAAACTAAATACGGTAAGAGATCTCCCGGTGTTAAAATTTCATGATACAGGTTACAATATCCTGTCACCTATTCATTAGAAATATTGAATATTACTTTTAGACTACCTAGATGCAAGGGAAGGGCCTTGCAATGGGTCAGTTTGTGTTAGCTATTTCACAACTCTTCATTTTTAGTCAGCTTCTGCACACAGGACTGCAGTTGTACAGGAGATCACATTCAGTCCAACGGTGACACTGATGCGTAAAAAGTCATTACAGCACAACACATTATGTCATAGACACAGTGTCTGAAAATGGTCCACTACCCAAAAATATATGGTCAGGAGTAGTTCAGTTATTCACAAGTAACAAATAGGTTAACTTGAGTGATAAACTGTAGCAACTAAACAAATGGGGTACCTTTTTAAGGCAACTGTAAGAAATGTGCCTAAGAAAGTTGCAAGTAACTGTAGATGCAGGTAAATtcttaaacaaaataataaataagataaaattTGTTCATTCACTTTTTCttattaatattgtaataaatcCATTTGAAGCAGATTGTTGTTGTATTACAAGAATAGTATATGTGTAtggtttccccccccccccccccttttttcaccatatatgtgacattttaaagatttcCCTTCTCTTAGCCACCCTCTTTAACCTTATGAAGGACTTGTTAATTAACTGATTGAATTGAGTCAGATAAATTGAGTCGGGGTGTTAGAGAAGGCAGAAATCTCAAATGTACTGGGCAGGGCTACTCCTGCACCATGACAGAGAAACACTGTTCTAAGGTTTATGCaagccatttttaatttttggcaAGAATCAATCAGTATTCATGTTTCACCTGCTTAATTAAATTCTGCACGGAATGACATTGTTTGTCACCGTGTTTGTTGTTGATAACTGAGATTGTCGATATTTAAAGTGCAAATATTTTGATGTAGATTAGAACAAAAATCTAGTACAAAAGTATGTTTTGTATATTATCAAAATTAGCATTAGGCCTGTTTGTATGTGAAAAACACACCTTAAAGTATGCATGCCTTGTGCTGAATCTAAATGCAGTAATagctatattatatattatagaaTATAAGAACATGGAGCATGGTAGGGTCTGCTTCATCATTAAAAAGGAGAAATTAGAAGAACTGACTGATGGGTGGACATTGGAAGTTACAGAGATTTATACAGCAGTGATTGCAAAGTTAGTAAgattatgtatattttgaaaCAACTCAAATAATGACACTAAACTTGTGGACTTACATTTAAGAATATGTCCACAAAACTTTGGTTCCTTATATTTCGTTTCTAGTCGGCATAAGTATATGGAACATGAGGAAACGACGTATATGTGAAATCACTCTGCAACAACAAACTTAATATATGTTCTGATTAATTTAAACAACGTTAAGTTCAAATGTGTAGTTTCGTGAGGTCGTCGTAATTTTGGTTTAATTAATTTCACACAGGCTCTAAGAATGCAGCGTTTAGCTATATCTAAGGCGAGGTGCTTCTTTGTAACGCCACTGCCTAGCGGACTttagctagctcgctagctagcacGACAAACTTATTTGCGAGCAAAAATTATTATAAACTAACGTTCAGTTCGGTATGTCATTAAATTATGGATCCGAAGCACAAAGAAATTCTTCGAGCGCACAGACTGCAACTTTCCGAGCAACTTATAGTCGATGACACGATTATTCAATATCTGTATCAAGAGGACATCTTAACACAGAGCCAAGTTGAGGAAATTCAGTCAGAAACATCTAACAAAAACAAGACTTTGAGGCTACTTTATATCCTTCCCAGTCGTGGCCCTAATGCTTTCAACGTGTTTCTGAAATCACTAGAACAAGACTTTCCCTGGATAAAAGAaaaactgatgcttttattaGCTGAAGGGAGCGCATCTCTTTCGGACCCTGGTGAGTTCCCATACTGCAGTGGCTAACGATATTTATAATAACTAGGAATTTATTATGCTAGCTAGCGACGGATATTACTCCACTATGTGTTATGACGATTTGTTGCGAACCTTACTAGCTAGCGGTGGCGCGGCTTaaggaaagtaaaaaaaaaagtttggttcAACTCCGAGGAGCTAGCTTGAACTGAACTTGAAGTTCACCTTGGTAACGTAGTGGGCTTAGGCTACTGAGCTAGCTAATTTTCTCAATAATTTTCCCTTGGAATAATGCGAACAGCTCGGCTGCCACATCTGATTTCAGGCAAAGAATGTTGCCATATAGTCGTGTCCCCAAGGTGTCATGATGGTGTTTGTAATAAACCAGTAATTTAcattgatttttaaacattcgTCTCTGTAACCTTCCAAAGTGAATAAATCATGCTTTCAAAACACGTCAGCATGGTTTGGGTCAGTATATGATCATGCACATGTTAACAGTGAATGTAACCTTTATTCTCTTACGTGTGTGATAGTTAACAGACTCAACTACAGTGTATTTTCTCTATACCCATCTTTTTGTATTTAAGGTATAAAGGGCAAATTTTAAACCCCATTAATATACTTGATGAACAGAAGGTAAAATTAATTTAAGCAAGAGCATAAATACTATACAACCTTTATTCTTATATCGGTTATGAATCCTTTGCTAGGAGTAACTGCATCAAGCATGTAATCGGTTCATATCAACAGTTTTTCTCTTCCTGCTTTGCCAAGGTTGCTTGCTTCTGCAACTGccttattcatttattgtttggGGTTTTGCATTTTAGTTTCTCAATTTATAACTTCATACAGCATTGACTCTTCCCCCTGATTAactgtttatatttacagaGAGTGTCAGGTTTTTGTCTTATTGCTGATGGAGGGCTGACCAGTGAGTCAAAAAACtcatctttttttaatcatctgtcaaaaaacatttttccataACTAGACTGACTTATGTATGTACTACAAGTAAAATTTTGATCTGGCATTCTATTATTTATACTGGTAAAAGAATATGTTCTGAAAAAAGTAGATGGGGATACTTTCACTCTTGAGTCTGACTGagttcatgttttgtttgagaCTTGAATTTAGCTTTCATAAACAGTTGTGTAGATTTTATGTTGGCCTAAgtaaaaagggaaaaacagtGTTATATGAAATGTTATACTTTTGACTCATATTGATCTTGCACGCAAATCTGAGCAACTTGTGTATACCTCATCAAAAAAGTACGGTTCTAACAGTTGTATTatcactttaaataaaacatcctTAAATGGGACCTTTGATCAATAATTTTGTATCTTGCTTTTAAACCGAGAGCTGTGCTGTGGGACAAAGCAACTCTTTTAACGTGGTTTGAGAGAATGAAATggctacagagagagacagaaggatgtGGAAAAAAATTCCAAgttgtgttttcagtttgtcaAGGCCAGGCTGGCTGCCCTGGTTTCCATGAAAGCTACATTAGTTCCTGGCACTAGCTCTGGGGCCCGGCACTCTCGCCCTGCATCCTCCTTTCTAGGAAAAATTTAGCCTAATCAAAGCCATTTGTTggctgctctccctctctttcccgtCTCCCTCGCTTCTGAATTGAAGGCTTTATTGACTCGGTAGTTTGACTTATAATAAATGGGAGAGGCCTGcagataaaataaatgaaaaatgcactccctataaatacaaaacacatttctagGAAACAGAAGATAGCCATTAAAGCGAACAAGAAATCCCTACTGTGAAAACCCAATTTTAATTAGGAAATGGTGATTACATTGTTAAATATGTCTGCACTAGAAAATATTACacagttggggttttttttgggggggggggcacaaacaaacataattaTTATGCTTCCTTTTGTCCTTGTTATTCAGTAATGATTCAATGATGTCTGTACAGTTAATATTCATGATGACATTTGTTTGTGGGTAGCCTCTGTCATAGCAGCAGATAATAGCATTCTGTTGGCATGGAAACATGATGAAGGCTATTTCAGATGTTTGTTCTCCTTTGACATTAATTCTAGATCATCTGTCACAGAAAATGTTAGTATTGTCACCTGCATTTTAGTCCTTTCTAAGGGAGATACTATAGAGGTATCTGACTATTTCTGATTTATTGTTACTTCTGTAGTAATCCTTCTCGTTCATCAAAACccctcaaaacaaacaaccaaaacgTAGGTCTTGGCATTTCTGACTTTCACTTTTTGACAGTAAAGTAAGGTCACCTTAAGTTAAGAGTGGCCTTCTCTTTTTGCACCATGCTGCTTAGCCCTTACAATAGCAGTAAAGAAAAGTAGGTTCATTTAATAATTGGCTCTCAAAGGaagcctgtttgtttttatttggcaCTAACCCCACCTTCCGGCACAGTGTGCTTTCCAGGAATCTCAGGCTGAAAAAAGTTATGCTGTCATTGTAGAAACATGCAGAAGACCCTCTCCTGGAGCCAGGCTCCTCTTAGCAGTGATTTAGCTTCAGTCCAGCTGGCCTTTTTCCACCTATGCACTGTGACTTTATTAAACTCCTTCTGAGATGGCCAAGGGTTTGCCCTAAGTTCTACACAGGAAAAATGTAGTAAGCCAGGGATACATTTTTACCTGTTTTCAGGTGATCATCTTGAAGAAGAGGCATGTGTAGGTGGTAACAGGGTGCTTTGCTGGAGATGGAGCAGTCAAATGCTTGCTTCTTAGGCACACCTTCTCGTATCGGTCCTGAATTAGTGTAGACCAGATTCTGTATTCAccttatgtgttttgttttttttttcacaaatgcagGCTATTTGGAGCTGCTTTGTGATATCAAATTGTACATTTCCAAGCTTGTAAGTATAGAAACTAAAGATTTACTATTGTTACTCACAAGTCGCACACCTAATCCATATACATATTTCTTAGTTAACTATAACACTTAATATTTCATGACATATCTCTAATGCAACTAGGTAGCCTGCAGTCTGAGCAATATATAATCTGTGCTgtcctaaataaataatatatatttggGAGGCACTGTATATAATGCACCATTTACCCACTGACAACAGTTGGGTACCTCACCAGGCTTGTCTATACATCCCTCAGTTGTCAGACACAGGTGTCCTGCATCACATCATTAGAAGAGTAGCAACTGCATTTGGTTGTAAACTAGCTCTAGAGTGCTGTTGGGGAAGATGTGCAAAGGTCAACCCTGGAACATGGTGGAAATTTGAAGGCATCTCAAactaaaagaaaattattttcaaaaacagATCACAATGATTTATCTTATGTATTCCATAGCATATGGGGCAGtggtacctcagtggttaaggtacttgacttgtaattggaaggttgctggttcaagccccaccactgccaagttgccactgttgggcccctgaacaaggcccttaaccctcagttactcaagttgtactcagtcataattgtgagtcactttggataaaagtgtcaggtaaatgttaaTAAAGTTGGGTAATATGAGACTAGAactcagattttaaaaatgtaaatattatctTGATATGAATGTGACTTTGGTTGAAGCTTGAGTGAAGGATCAGAGGGGGTGGGAAATTCATTGCATGTAGTTACTGCTCCCAACCAGTCAACACATTATGCTGCTCATTCTAAAGTATAACACTAAACAGTATGGGGAGATTCTTCTTTCACCATTTGTAAAATAGCCACCAGAATTACAAACTAAGAACGTCAGTCATAATAAAGGCAGTTTCATATTTGAGAACTAGTACCCCATTTTGATTGCTCTACAGAGGGCACCATATAGGGCACTCAGCTTGCAGAAACCCTTTAGCATGACTGCTTGGTTAATTTGGGTTGACTCCAGGATTAGCCTTCACTTCAGTCCTCTGTTGTTCTGAAAACTGTAAAAGAGAGAAGTCTCATATGACTCGTATCCTTTGAAGATGCTAATTTATGATCCATGTTAGAAGATGGACATCAAATAGAAAGGTgtcattttgaatttttattgTCATAGATTAGCATCTATTGTAAAATGCTGCCACATGATTCATTGTATACGTCCTAGAAAATGTAGATCCAGTATATAACATATTAACAGCCCATGTCTTAAGTTCCAAAAGACCTATTTTGTATTCAACGGTGGGTTTTCATTACCAGGCAGATCTGCCTATCTAATGAGCTTACAAAGGTTACATGACCACAATTACGTATTCCCCATCCATTTGATCTACAAATACGTTGTGTAGAGTACCATTAAAAAGGATGTTCATCCCTACTGGATCAGAGCAATGGCCAGGTAAACAGCACCATCTCCTATTGAAGCAGCCTCAAAGCCCGGCTTTGTACACATTTCTACAGTATCAAATGTATCCTAGCAAGTCACCACATACTGTTTCTCACTGTTCCTTGTAAGTAGCAGGAACTGCTATACATCAGCTTGAGCTCTCATTAAGTGGACCATTGCTTGTCTTAGGACTGCATGTAACGTAGCCATGCACAGACGGCACTGTTAAGAGCACATATAGATTCAAAGCTTTTCATTAAGGAGGTCTAGACCTTATTTTATGATGGGACCAAATTAAATTGTTGCTGTATTAGAATATATGATAAAGTCGGCCTTAGTAAACCATCATTCAGATGTAGTTCATTTGGTTTCACAGAAGCATCTTCAAAACTTTTTGTTGGGTACGGTTTGTTAGGCGATTGTACACCTGACCTTATTACATTATGTTCAGGAATTCTGCATAACAATAATTGATGGAAACACAAATTCCcattttattttgccatttttatataatttgttgTGGAAAATTTGCTTAAAAATTGCAAAAGCTTTAGATCCCCGACTGTGACAAAAGTAGTTCATAGAGTAAAACAggttttatgtatatttatggaGTTATCAGTCAATCCCATAACAGTTAAcgtctatttaaatattttatgtggcAGTTTAGGGATGAGTGATATATGCAAATTATGAACTGATATGAGACCTGGAAGAGGGTTATATGtctatattattttattacatacaaTGAGCTGCAGAAGTAACAAACAgtaccaaaaataaatactaaaaaaataaaatgctggaATAGCAGTTTTAGTAGATCCAAATGACCAAAGGGGTGTCATGGTTTGAGTACCGCTCAACAACTGAACATCCACATTTTCTACATTAATTCATTATCGGCCTTTTTTATCTTCAATAAATATTCAATTTAGGGTTTTACACTGTACAGTTATGTTCTTTTAAATCTTGTCCAAAGGTAGGTATTATATCTACAAAAGATGATCAGTAATAGCAAGCTAAATGTTTTGGATAATAAGTAACATTTGGCATTTCTCTTCCTTCTGTCCTTGCTAACAgcacattttgcatgtttgctGTGGTCACGTTTGGATTTTTGCATTCCTGTACTGGCAGTTTAGCACTTGCTTTGTAATGAGTTGAAAGTACTTGTGTTCTCTTATGGAAATCTGAACTTTAGAACTATTCTTCTTCCTCTTGTAACTCTACTTAAATCTGCACCCACACATCATATCCTACCTGCAGACAAAGACTACTGAGAACTTGCCATGATATTTTACCTGTCTACATGTGTACACTGACAAATGTTTGAGAGATAGTAGTGAGCATATGCTTAGATTATTTTGCTGTAGTTATCAGATATGTGTGATAGCTTTAATAGGACAAGACCAAAAGCTACTGTTTCCTTTCTAGTGGACATTTTTGGATCTTAGGATTGACTTTTAACTGAATGATTAAAAAACTATGGGGAAACCTTCATGTGTGCAATAATCATATACTGTATTATTTTGAATCTGTAAGAAATAAATACCAATCATGCAACAAAAAATTGGATCAAGGTCTCTGTAAGCATTTGCATATTCTGGAAGACATATCAGTATATAAACAGGTGTGAGAGGCTTTCCTTATCATTTGCAGGTTTGATCAGTGTAAATGCGATAATGGCCATGCCCTTGTGAACAGGATAGTCTTATAGGATTTCCTGGAATCAATTGTTCACTCAGGTGTTTGTACAATCTTGTCTGTAATTTAAAGCATTAGTTTTGGAGAAGATCTGATTTTCCAAAATGTTGTCAATCATTTGAGATGTATTTAGTTTCCCATTTTTGCCTCTGTGTAGTTTAACCTCAAGGCTATCATCATTAACTAGTAATGGACTAAGGGAAGTTTATGATCGCCAGATAGCATTCACTGACCGCTTAATTAGGAACACCCAAAGTTATGCTGGGTAGAACCCCCATTTGTTCTAAGCCTCAGTTCTGTGTGGCATAGATTCCCCAAGGTGTTTCAAAAGATTCCTTTGAGGTTTGGATCCATGTTGACATGATTACCTCTTGTAATTTTTGCTACAATATCTTTTATTCCACCACATCACAAAGGTGTTCTGTTAGACAGAGAACTGGTGACTAGAGAGGTCACTGAAGTACACAGTGAACTCACGGTAATAGTCAAAAAATCAGGTTGAAATGACTTGTTCTTTGTAACAGTGCGTTATGCTAGAAGATGCATTGTCAGATTGGTAAATGTTCTTGTTCTCAGCTAACAAGAGTGGAACCTGATGTGGTCTGCTCTAATATCCCATCTGCCTCAAGGTATAATGTGTTCTACATTCTGAGATTCGGTTCGCTTGCCACGATTGTAAAGAAAGGTTATTTGAGTTACCATATCCTTCCTGTCAGCACAAGCCAGTCTGGTCATTCTCCTCTGATCTCACTCCTCAAAAAAGGCATTTCAGCCTGCAGAACTGCTGCTTACTggaacagttttgttttttgcaccaTTGCGTGTAAACTCCAAAttattgtgtgtgaaaatcccaggGGATCAGCATAGTCTGCAATGCTCAAACCTGCTCATCTTTCACCAGCAACCATGACATGCTTAAAATGTCTTAGATCATATTTTTCCCCATTCTGGCATTCAAACATTAACTGAAGGGCAGTTTCTGCATGATTTACACTTTGCACAACTGCTATGTGGTTGGCTAGTTGGATAATTACATGAATAAACAGGTGAACAGGTGTTCCCAATTAAGTGGCAAGGAGAGTATATATGCCAAATTCACCATGCACTTACTTTACTTGTTAGCCTTGTTAGCTTTGTAGCTCaagtacaaaaccaaaaaagcaaAATTTGAGACCAGGCATTTTGGGtgattttatataatttaagatGAGCGAAAAATTTgtgtaaattagatttttttttttctttaaaatgtctacACATCTGTGTGAAATTTGAAGATGTTGAGAAATTACATTTGAGCTCTCTTATTACTCTTGATCTCTCATACATTTCCCATATGACTTTCCTTTCAGAACTGTGACattgtttatatacatttacctTTAAGATGCACtttgaatttgaataaattGGAAGGAAATGTTATCAAAATAAAGTCTGCATGCAGTTGGGGCCTGCACACTGCAGCCTGTTCACTGATGTGTTACAGCTGTACTCTGCATTTATGAATGCTCTTACATGCAGTGGCTAACATGTTTATGTGAGTATACTGACATTGTTCACATG
This region of Electrophorus electricus isolate fEleEle1 chromosome 2, fEleEle1.pri, whole genome shotgun sequence genomic DNA includes:
- the cradd gene encoding death domain-containing protein CRADD; this translates as MDPKHKEILRAHRLQLSEQLIVDDTIIQYLYQEDILTQSQVEEIQSETSNKNKTLRLLYILPSRGPNAFNVFLKSLEQDFPWIKEKLMLLLAEGSASLSDPAQWSVPPHLLHLAPSHQQLNKLASCLGSEWEMVLMDLDLSPGEIYRCRADHPLSVQSQVLAGLVMWKQLQGRRATVQRLLQSLQAAEVHPSVLNQVFF